Proteins found in one Aneurinibacillus uraniidurans genomic segment:
- a CDS encoding DUF1444 family protein, translated as MTQKNEQQIFQQRIQQLVIERLAQKLPTGWRTLAGKADTEITLVSSGREDMTIQLKPLLAKVEGNEAEEAALVFAFADRVAIAVRETGSTPHLTGQEAKLYPVLRHPSFLKEKASQSFVYREHTAETVILYALELEAGYTLVTEEMLTEAGMSAEKLHEHALRNLSRLEGEPKRDQVGDHVFYFYAFSDSYSASRVLNTDLMADMAARIRGKMGVAVPHQDVLIIADLADAKGAYLLAQIAVDFSMRGDVPITPLPFMYVDGEVEPYMVMRNPKQRHRPVE; from the coding sequence ATGACACAGAAAAATGAACAGCAGATATTTCAGCAGCGAATACAGCAGCTTGTAATCGAGAGGCTTGCACAAAAGCTCCCGACAGGCTGGCGGACTCTTGCTGGAAAAGCAGATACAGAAATAACACTGGTTAGCTCAGGTAGGGAGGATATGACGATCCAGCTTAAGCCGCTACTGGCAAAGGTGGAAGGCAATGAAGCAGAGGAGGCAGCACTTGTCTTTGCATTTGCAGACCGAGTAGCGATAGCTGTGCGAGAAACGGGAAGTACCCCGCATCTTACAGGACAGGAAGCGAAGTTGTATCCAGTGCTTAGACATCCTTCATTTTTGAAAGAAAAGGCAAGTCAGTCATTCGTGTACCGGGAGCATACAGCGGAGACGGTGATACTTTATGCGCTGGAATTAGAGGCAGGGTACACGCTCGTGACAGAGGAAATGCTAACGGAAGCAGGGATGTCGGCGGAGAAGCTGCATGAACATGCGCTTCGTAATTTATCGCGTCTTGAAGGGGAGCCAAAGCGCGATCAGGTGGGAGATCATGTGTTTTATTTTTATGCGTTTTCGGACAGCTATAGTGCCAGTCGTGTATTGAACACAGACTTGATGGCAGATATGGCTGCGCGTATACGCGGAAAAATGGGCGTTGCTGTGCCGCATCAAGATGTTTTGATTATAGCCGATCTTGCGGATGCGAAGGGAGCGTATTTGCTGGCACAAATTGCGGTCGATTTCTCGATGCGCGGGGATGTGCCGATTACGCCACTTCCGTTTATGTATGTGGATGGGGAAGTAGAACCGTATATGGTAATGCGTAATCCGAAACAAAGGCATCGTCCGGTGGAATAG
- a CDS encoding S8 family peptidase: MKVISFARRRAFQKTAERLEKAGEVVKFGRCDSVLCLFIPDEQYGRCQHLLPTAAQVEENARVHVHSGQVIPWGVKKIGAPKLWPETTGKGVKIAVIDTGIARTHPDLRGRVKGGVDLVGGTIVDRKGNGGHGTHVAGTIAAVNNRIGVVGVAPNASLYDVRAFNPDGEGELATIVQGIDWAITNKMDIINMSFGMTGDSPALHAAIKRASAAGICLIASAGNNGGELQFPARYPEVIAVGASTKQGELAAFSAHGYGLDVTAPGVDILSTWPRNTYKKLSGTSMAAAHISGMAALRLSESRKKGRRGRLNKQACLHLIG; encoded by the coding sequence TCGGGCGCTGTGATAGCGTCCTTTGTCTATTTATACCGGATGAGCAGTACGGACGGTGTCAACATTTGTTGCCTACTGCAGCGCAGGTGGAAGAAAATGCACGTGTCCATGTGCACAGCGGCCAGGTTATTCCATGGGGAGTAAAAAAAATTGGTGCTCCAAAACTTTGGCCAGAAACAACCGGTAAGGGCGTCAAAATAGCGGTCATTGATACCGGAATTGCACGTACGCATCCTGATTTGCGTGGGCGTGTGAAGGGCGGTGTGGATCTTGTCGGTGGAACGATTGTTGATCGCAAGGGAAACGGCGGACATGGCACTCACGTAGCCGGTACGATTGCTGCGGTAAACAACCGGATTGGTGTCGTAGGGGTAGCGCCGAATGCGTCTTTGTATGACGTGCGAGCATTTAACCCGGATGGAGAGGGGGAACTCGCAACGATTGTGCAAGGGATTGACTGGGCGATTACGAATAAAATGGATATTATTAATATGAGCTTTGGGATGACGGGAGACAGCCCGGCACTGCACGCAGCAATTAAGCGAGCATCTGCGGCAGGAATCTGCCTGATAGCGTCGGCCGGGAATAATGGAGGAGAACTTCAGTTTCCGGCACGCTATCCTGAGGTGATCGCGGTCGGGGCGAGTACGAAACAGGGGGAGCTGGCAGCATTCAGCGCACATGGATATGGACTTGATGTGACGGCTCCTGGTGTGGACATTTTGTCCACATGGCCTCGTAATACGTATAAAAAGCTGAGCGGCACCTCAATGGCTGCTGCGCATATTTCTGGAATGGCAGCACTTCGATTGTCCGAATCGAGGAAAAAAGGACGAAGAGGGCGCCTGAACAAACAGGCTTGTTTGCACCTGATTGGATAA